The genomic window ACAGCACCTCTTGAAGGACACCGATGCCGCGATCGCGCGGCAGACGCTGTTGCAGGCCGCATCGCTGCCGGACCGTGTCGATTTGCCGGGCCTACGCACTGATGCCGGACAGCCGCGCTGGAATTTCGAAATTCCATTCGCGACACCGCAGGGCACGGCGATCGCCCAGTTCGAGATTTCGCGCGACGGCGATGGCGTCCAAGTCAGCCGCGCAAGCAAGACCTGGCGGGCGCGCTTTTCGCTGAATGTCGAGCCGACCGGACCGGTGCATGCAATCGTCACCCTCAGCGGCGAGCGCACATCGGTGCGCATGTGGGCGGAGCGGCCTGCAACGGCGGCGCAACTGCGCGCCAATGCAGATCAGCTCACCCATGCATTGCGTGAAGCGGCCCTTGAGCCGGGAGATATCGTGATCCGGGACGGCACGCCGCCGCCGCCAGCGCCGCCACCCGCCGGCCAGTTCCTGGATCGCGCATCATGATCACTCGCGCTGAAAGTCTGCTCGCCGTTGCGCTCCACTACGACAAGAAAGGCGCGCCGCGCGTCGTCGCCAAGGGCAGGGGCACCATCGGCGAAAAGATCGTCGAGATCGCGAAAGAGCACGACATTCCCATCGAGGAGAATGAGGTGCTCGCAGGTGCCTTGTCGCATGTCGAGCTCGGCGAGGAGATTCCGGCGGAGCTTTACAAGGCGGTGGCGGAAGTTCTGATCTTCGTCATGAAGTTGTCTGGACGTTTGCGCTGAGCATGCCTGATCAGGCATGCGGGGCCCGTGCGACAATTGCCGGGTTTCGCGTTTCCGTGAACATGCTAGGCTTCCTGTAATCTACGAACAGGGAGCCAAGGATGTCATCAGCAGTCCTGTCATGGAAAGATCTCGCCACGCGCTACAACGCGGCGTGGAATGCACACGATGTGCCGGCCATCATGGCCTTTCATGCTGATGACACCAGCTATCAGCGCCATGGCATTCCAAAAGTTTATCGCGGCAAGGAGGCGGTGGCCGAGCAGTTTGCCAAGGACATCTCCGGTCTGCCTGGCATCAAGTTCGAGCCGGTGGCGCTTTACGGCAGCGACGATCACTTCGTCTCGGAGTCCATCATCACCGCCACCACGGCGAATGGTGAGCCGGTGCGGATGGAGCTGGTGGACGTGATCACGCTGCGCGACGGCAAGGTGGTCAGCAAGTCGAGCTACTTCGTTACCAGCCGTCCGCCGCGCGACAAGCCCACGGCATAGGCTGCTTGGCACTTAAGTTTTCGCATCCCGGCCGATGCGGCCGAGATGGGTGTAGCTGAAGCCGGCCTGGTATTTCAGCCCGTAACCAAGCGCCCGGTCGAACCCGATATGGGCGAGCCAGATCAGTGCAGTGGCCAGCACATAAGTGTGGGCGGCGAAGATATAGCCGAGGATGACGATCAGCAGCGGGACGCAGGTATCGTGGGCGAGGTTGTAGACCACAGCACCGACACGCGGTCCCGCGAGATAGCCTAGTGTCCCGGTTCTAACGTTCGCACCATTTTGCAGCACTCTCGTTTGCGAACGTTAGAACCATGAGGGACACTAGCAACTCTATGAAGCTAGTGCGCTTTTTGGATCTGACGTTCGTACTGAGAACTCGCCGCAACGCTGGTACGAACGTCAAATCCGGCGCACTAGGAAGCTGACATCCGGGGCGAAGAACAGGATGGCGAAGGCTGTCCACGACAGGCCCGAATTGGCATAAAGCAGCACGCATAGCGCAAATAGCCCCAGTCCTTCGAGCCGCAGCAGGATGCGGACACCCCCGGTCACCGCGCCGGCGGCAACGGTCGTCGTATTGTCGGTCATTCTGACGAATCCCTTCGAAATCACAGTCCTACCGTGCAGTGCAATGCAGCCCGGACTGGCCGTTTTCATGTCCATTAGGGCGTTTTCTCGCGGCCAAATCGCGTGCTAGAAAGCTGGTTAGCGAATGAAAAGGCGGCGCCAGCCGCCCAGAACAACCAATAGACGGTGCTAGTGGTCCTTTGATTCTAACATTTGCTGCGCACCTGCTGAAACGGGATGCAAATGTTAGAATCGGACCGCTAGCCGCCAACCCGGGAAGAGTTTCCATGAAGCATATTGTTGAAGCACTCGATGAGCGGCGCGCGGGCGCGAAAAAGGGCGGCGGCGACAAGCGCATCGAGGCGCAGCACGCCCGCGGCAAGCTGACGGCCCGCGAGCGCATCGAACTGCTGCTCGACAAAGGCTCGTTCGAGGAATTCGACATGTTCGTCGAGCACCGCTCGGTCGAGTTCGGCATGGAGAAGAACAAGATCCCGGGCGACGGCGTCGTCACCGGCTGGGGCACGGTCAACGGCCGCAAGACGTTCGTCTTCGCCAAGGATTTCACGGTGTTCGGCGGCTCGCTGTCGGAAACTCACGCGCTGAAGATCACCAAATTGCAAGACATGGCGATGAAGGCGCGGGCGCCGATCATCGGCCTCTACGACGCGGGCGGGGCACGCATCCAGGAAGGCGTCGCGGCACTGGCCGGCTACTCCTACGTCTTCCGCCGCAACGTGCAGGCGTCGGGCGTGATCCCGCAGATCAGCGTCATCATGGGCCCGTGCGCGGGCGGCGATGTCTATTCGCCGGCCATGACTGACTTCATCTTCATGGTGAAGAACACCAGCTACATGTTTGTGACCGGCCCCGATGTGGTGAAGACCGTCACCAACGAAGTGGTCACCGCGGAAGAACTCGGCGGCGCCTCGGTGCACGCGACCAAGTCTTCCATCGCCGACGGTGCGTTTGAGAACGATGTCGAGGCGCTGTTGCAGATGCGCCGGCTGATCGACTTCCTGCCGTCCAACAACACCGAAGGCGTGCCGGAATGGCCGAGTTTCGACGACATCGAGCGCACCGATGAATCGCTCGACACGCTGATCCCGCAGAATCCGAACCAGCCCTATGACATCAAGGAACTGATCCTGAAGGTGGTGGACGAGGGGGATTTCTTCGAACTCGCTGAGACCTTCGCGCGCAACATCGTCACTGGCTTTGGCCGCATCGCGGGCAAGACGGTGGGCTTCGTCGCCAACCAGCCGATGGTCTTGGCAGGCGTGCTCGATAGCGACGCCTCGCGCAAAGCCGCACGCTTTGTCCGCTTCTGTGACGCGTTCAACATTCCGATCGTCACCTTCGTGGATGTGCCGGGCTTCCTGCCGGGCACAGCACAGGAATACGGTGGTCTCATTAAGCACGGCGCGAAGCTGCTGTTTGCTTACAGCCAGTGCACGGTGCCGCTGGTCACGGTGATCACGCGCAAGGCCTATGGCGGCGCCTTCGACGTGATGGCCTCGAAGGAAATCGGCGCGGACATGAACTATGCCTGGCCCACGGCGCAGATCGCGGTGATGGGCGCGAAGGGCGCGGTGGAGATCATCTTCCGGCAGGACATTGGTGATGCGGAGAAGATCGCCGCGCGCACCAAGGAATATGAGGATCGTTTCCTGTCGCCGTTCATCGCGGCGGAGCGCGGCTACATCGACGACGTCATCATGCCGCACTCGACCCGAAAGCGCATCGCGCGTGCGCTCGCGATGCTGAAGGACAAGCATGTCGAAGCGCCAATGAAGAAGCACGACAATATTCCACTATAAGTGGTAATATGTTTCCACTATAAGTCGTAATGTGCGCGGGACCTGAGTCGTTCCGTGCAGTTACGCTGGTGGTGCCGTGAACTCTCGGAGGACGAGTGTCGAGTCCGACTAGTGGTCCGATTCTAACGTTCGCATCCCGTCTCGGCAGGCACTCTTGCGAACGTTAGAATCGAAAGACCACTAGCAGATATAATTCTAGTGGAGCTTTGGAATTTGACGTTCGCATCACGCATTCGTGGCAAGCAGGGTAGCGAACGTCAAATCCGCTCCACGAGTGAAGAGAGTCCGGCGCCGCTTCTGCCGCAGCGATGGCAGATCCTGCTCGTGCTGTTTCTGGCACGCAGCTCGATGGCCTATCAGTTTCAGACCATCGGCTCGGTCGGGCCGTTTCTGATCGACGGCTTTCGCATCGACTTCACCTGGCTCGGCACGCTGATCGGCCTCTACATGCTGCCGGGGGCGGTGGTCGCGCTGCCGAGCGGCGTCATTGGTCAGCGTTTCGGCGCGCGGCGGGCGGTGATC from Nitrobacteraceae bacterium AZCC 1564 includes these protein-coding regions:
- a CDS encoding ketosteroid isomerase-like protein (product_source=COG3631; cath_funfam=3.10.450.50; cog=COG3631; pfam=PF12680; superfamily=54427); translated protein: MSSAVLSWKDLATRYNAAWNAHDVPAIMAFHADDTSYQRHGIPKVYRGKEAVAEQFAKDISGLPGIKFEPVALYGSDDHFVSESIITATTANGEPVRMELVDVITLRDGKVVSKSSYFVTSRPPRDKPTA
- a CDS encoding hypothetical protein (product_source=Hypo-rule applied; pfam=PF14079; superfamily=53383; transmembrane_helix_parts=Inside_1_35,TMhelix_36_58,Outside_59_92), producing the protein MLQNGANVRTGTLGYLAGPRVGAVVYNLAHDTCVPLLIVILGYIFAAHTYVLATALIWLAHIGFDRALGYGLKYQAGFSYTHLGRIGRDAKT
- a CDS encoding hypothetical protein (product_source=Hypo-rule applied; pfam=PF14079; transmembrane_helix_parts=Inside_1_52,TMhelix_53_75,Outside_76_87), whose product is MDMKTASPGCIALHGRTVISKGFVRMTDNTTTVAAGAVTGGVRILLRLEGLGLFALCVLLYANSGLSWTAFAILFFAPDVSFLVRRI
- a CDS encoding propionyl-CoA carboxylase beta chain (product_source=KO:K01966; cath_funfam=3.90.226.10; cog=COG4799; ko=KO:K01966; pfam=PF01039; superfamily=52096), which translates into the protein MKHIVEALDERRAGAKKGGGDKRIEAQHARGKLTARERIELLLDKGSFEEFDMFVEHRSVEFGMEKNKIPGDGVVTGWGTVNGRKTFVFAKDFTVFGGSLSETHALKITKLQDMAMKARAPIIGLYDAGGARIQEGVAALAGYSYVFRRNVQASGVIPQISVIMGPCAGGDVYSPAMTDFIFMVKNTSYMFVTGPDVVKTVTNEVVTAEELGGASVHATKSSIADGAFENDVEALLQMRRLIDFLPSNNTEGVPEWPSFDDIERTDESLDTLIPQNPNQPYDIKELILKVVDEGDFFELAETFARNIVTGFGRIAGKTVGFVANQPMVLAGVLDSDASRKAARFVRFCDAFNIPIVTFVDVPGFLPGTAQEYGGLIKHGAKLLFAYSQCTVPLVTVITRKAYGGAFDVMASKEIGADMNYAWPTAQIAVMGAKGAVEIIFRQDIGDAEKIAARTKEYEDRFLSPFIAAERGYIDDVIMPHSTRKRIARALAMLKDKHVEAPMKKHDNIPL
- a CDS encoding flagellar biosynthesis protein (product_source=KO:K04061; cath_funfam=3.40.1690.10; cog=COG2257; ko=KO:K04061; pfam=PF01312; superfamily=160544; tigrfam=TIGR00789), whose translation is MITRAESLLAVALHYDKKGAPRVVAKGRGTIGEKIVEIAKEHDIPIEENEVLAGALSHVELGEEIPAELYKAVAEVLIFVMKLSGRLR